The Xanthomonas sontii genomic sequence CGCCGACCGGGTGCTCGGCTACCAGCGCTCGATCCTGGTCGGTGCGGCGGTCATGTCCACCGGCCTGTTCCTGATCTCCGTGCCCAACCCGCAGGTCTTCGAACTGGGCCTGGCCACCGTGGTGGTCGGCAACGGCCTGTTCAAACCCAACATCTCGACCATGGTCGGCAAGCTGTACAGCGCCGCCGATCCGCGCCGCGACAGCGGCTTCACCATCTTCTACATGGGCATCAACCTGGGCGCGATGATCGCGCCGTGGCTGACCCAGCAGCTGGCCGAGAAGGTGTTCGGCACCGAAGCGATGCCGTCCTACAAGATGGTGTTCATCGCCTCGGGCATCGGCATGCTGATCAGCCTGGTGTGGTTCTGGTTCGGCCGCCGCCAGCTCAAGGGCATCGGTGCGCCGTTGCCGGGCGGTGCCGGCGGCATGCGCGTGGTCTACGTGCTGTTGGGCATGCTGGTGGCGGTCCCGGCGGTGTACCTGGCGCTGGCCGCCGGCGCCGAAGTGCTGCAGTGGATCCTCAGCACCATGTTCGTGGCCCTGGCGATCATGTTGCTGGTGGAAGGCATCCGCAACGGCAAGGTGGCGCGCGACAAGGTCATCGCGATGCTGATCATCTTCGCCTTCAACGTGCTGTTCTGGATGTTCTTCGAGCAGGCCGGCAGTTCCTTCACCTTCCTCGCCGACGAGATCGTCAACCGCCAGTTCGGCGACTGGACCTTCCCGACCGCGTGGTTCCAGTCGGTCAACTCGCTGGCGATCATCACCCTGGCGCCGGTCATCGCCTGGATCTGGGTCAAGGCCGGCCGCTTCAATCCGTCGATCTCGCGCAAGTTCGCGCTCGGCCTGGCGTTCAACGGCCTGGCCTTCCTGCTGCTGATGTTCGCGCTGTCGAGCTTGGTCAACGACGCCGGCAAGATCCCGTTCTGGACCCTGTTCATGGTCTACGTCATCCAGTCGGTGGGCGAGCTGTGCCTGTCGCCGATCGGGCTGTCGATGGTGACCAAGCTGGCGCCGGTGCGGCTGGTCGGCTTCGGCATGGGCGGCTGGTTCCTGTCCACCGGCATCGGCAACAACCTGTCCGGCATCTTCGCCAGCCATGTCAGCGGCGAAGGCGGCATGACCGTGTCGTCCGCGCTGGGCGGGTATACCTTCGGCTTCTGGGCGCTGCTGGGCGCCGGCGTGGTGCTGTTCCTGATCGCGCCGCTGATCAGCAAGCTGATGCACGGTGTGAAGTAACCTGAGGACGACGCAATGGCGATGAACAAGACGATCTGCGCTGCCCTGGCGGCGATGCTGGCGCTGAGCGCGTGCGGGCAGACCGCGGCGCCGCCCGACGCGCAGGCGCCGGCCAAGCCGCTGGACACCTCGGTGCAGAAACCGCCGGTGGCCGACCCCAACCAGCCGGTGGCCTCGGGCAATACCCCGGCCGCCGCCGACGTGGCCGCGGCCAAGGCCCTGGGCGCGCAGTTCGATCCGCAGCGCAATCCGGCCGACGACCTGGACACCGCCATGGTCGAGGCCAAGCGCGGCGGCAAGCGCATCCTGCTCGACGTGGGCAACGAGGCGTGCGACTGGTGCCACACCCTGGACACCTTCATCGAGGGCGATGCGGAGCTGCGCAGCTTCCGCGACGCCAACTTCGTCTGGGTCAAGGTCAACGTCAGCGACGCCAACAAGAACGAGGCGTTCATGGCGCAGTACCCGAAGATCGTCGATTTCCCGCACCTGCTGGTGCTCGACGCCGACGGCAAGCTGCTGCACTCGCAGGTGCTCGCCGACCTGCAGAAGGGCAAGGACTACGATCGCAGGAAGTTCTCGGACTTCCTCAAGGAATGGGCGCCGCCGAAGGCCTGAGCGGTCGCGAAGCGCAGTTCTCGTAGGAGCGGGTCTTGTCCCCTTTTGTGGGATCAGCCGCGACCGGGCATTCCAGGGAAGCGCGGTCGCGGCTGAAGCCGCTCCTGCGGTGTTCGAGGCCCCGGTGTCACGGGCTCCGGCGCCTCAGCGCCCGGTCATGCTCGGCAGGCCCTCGGCCGCCAGGCGGTCGATCAGCCGGTTCAGCAGGCGCTGCTCGTCCTCGCTGAAGGGCGCCAGCAGGCGCCGCTCGCATTCCAGCACCATCGGCGCCACCACCTGGTACACCTCCACCCCGGCCGCGGTCAGGTGCAGCACCGAGCGGCGGCGGTCGTCGCCGTGGGTCTCGCGCTGGATGAAGCCACGCTCCAGCTGCCGCGCCACCGCCCGACTCACCGCCACCTTGTCCATCGCGGTGCGCTCGGAGACCTCGCCGGCCGACAGCCCCGGATACAGCGCCAGCACCGCCATCACCCGCCACTCGGTCACCGCCATGCCGTAGCGCTCGCCGTAGACGCGGGCGATGTTGCTGCTGATGCGGTTGGACAGCACGCTGATCCGGTACGGCAGGAACCGTTCCAGATCCAGGGAGGGCGAGTCGGGCGTGGGAGCGGGCGTGGCGATCGTCATGCTGCATTGCACCTTGCTGGTGGTTTCACTTGTAACTATAACGGAGGATACTACGGTCCATTCTCGCGAGTCTGGCGCCCGTCCGCATCCGAAATTTCGGCCCGGCCGCCGCGACTCCCCCCTCCAGGAGACGCGTCATGAATGCACAAGCGCAGCATCCGTCGCAGCCGACCAACCTCGGCATGCAGGTCACCACCTTCGAGAACCCGATGGGCATCGACGGTTTCGAGTTCGTGGAATTCGCCGCGCCGGCCGGGCAGGGCGAGCAGTTGCACGCGTATTTCCGCAGCATGGGCTTCACCGCGGTGCTGCGCCATCGCCAGCGCGCGATCACCGTGTACCGCCAGGGCGGGGTCAACTTCCTGGTCAACGAGGAACCGGATTCCTTCGCCGCCGACTTCGCGGCCGCACATGGTCCCTGCGCCTGCGGCTTCGCGATCCGCTTCCGGCACCCGGCCGACGACGTGTTCGCCAAGGTGCTGGAGAACGGCGGCGAAGCGATCGCCGACAAGGCCGACACCCGCGCGGTGCCGGCACCGGTGGTCAAGGGCATCGGCGACTGCATGCTGTATCTGGTCGACCAGTACGGCGAGAAGGGCTCGGTGTACACCGAGTTCGAGCCGGTGCCCGGTGCCGAGCAGCATCCGGCCGGTTTCGGCCTGACCTTCATCGACCACCTGACCCACAACCTGTACTTCGGCAATATGCAGCGCTGGTCGGACTACTACGAGCGCCTGTTCAACTTCCGCGAGATCCGCTACTTCGACATCAAGGGCGCCAAGACCGGGCTGGTTTCCAAGGCGATGACCGCGCCGGACGGCGTGGTGCGCATCCCGCTCAACGAATCGTCCGATCCGAAGAGCCAGATCAACGAGTACCTGGACGCCTACCGCGGCGAAGGCATCCAGCACATCGCCTGCTTCACCGACGACATCTACGAGACCGTCGAGCGCATGCGCGCGGCCGGTGTCGAGTTCCTGGACACGCCGGACACCTATTTCGAGGTGATCGACCAGCGCATCCCCAATCACGGCGAGGACGTGGCGCGGCTGGCGCGCAACAAGATCCTGATCGACGCCGACCTGGAGACCAAGCAGCGCAAGCTGCTGCAGATCTTCACCCAGAACTGCATCGGCCCGATCTTCTTCGAGATCATCCAGCGCAAGGGCAACGAGGGCTTCGGCGAAGGCAACTTCCAGGCGCTGTTCGAGAGCATCGAGCGCGACCAGATGAAGCGCGGCGTGCTCTGAGGGCGGAACGCGGGCGGCGCGCGGAGGCTGGCAGACAGCGGATGCTCGACGCGAGTGGACGCGCGCGGCCAGGTCAGGTCCTGACGGCGCATCGCGGAGACTTCCGACAGCCGGTGTAGCCCCTCTCCCACCGGGAGAGGGGTTGGGGTGAGGGTACGGTGGGGTCATGACGATCAAACCGCCACTACCCACATCGACACTGGCACACGCACGCCACCTACGTCGCACCATGACCGATGCCGAGCGCGCACTATGGCGTTATCTGAGAAGCGGACAGTTGCAAGGTGCCAAGTTCCGGCGTCAGTACCCGATCCCACCGTATGTCGCAGATTTCTGTTGTGTGGCGGCAAAGCTGATTGTCGAAATCGACGGCGCGCAACATACCGAACCATGCGATGCCACAAGAACGCGTTGGCTGGCATCGCAAGGCTGGCGGGTCGTGCGCTTCTGGAACAATGACGTACTGCTTTCGATCGATGCCGTGATCCAGGTGATTTGCGACGCCACTGGGTCGCCGTACCCTCACCCCAACCCCTCTCCCGGTGGGAGAGGGGCTTGATATCCAAGGCTCAAGCATATGCATGACCATCATCGCTACATGTCCGGCTTCGGCAACGAATTCGCCACCGAGGCGGTGCCCGGCGCGTTGCCGGTCGGGCAGAACTCGCCGCAGCGCGTGGCCCACGGCCTGTACGCCGAGCAGTTGTCGGGCACCGCGTTCACCGCGCCGCGCGGCGCCAACCGGCGCAGCTGGCTGTATCGCATTCGGCCGGCGGTGATGCACGGCGGCTTCGTCGCCTACGACCGTGCCGGCGCGTTCCACAACGACTTCCAGCGCGGTCCGGTGCCGCCGGACCAGTTGCGCTGGAGCCCGTTGCCGCTGCCGGAGACGCGGGTGGACTTCGTCGACGGCCTGTACACCATGGCGGGCAATGGCTCGGCCGAGGCGCAGCATGGCGTGGCGGTGCATCTGTATGCGGCCAACGCGTCGATGCAGGGCCGGTTCTTCTACAACGCCGATGCGGAACTGCTGTTGGTCCCGCAGCTCGGGCAACTGCGCCTGTGCACCGAACTGGGCACGCTGGAAGTGGCGCCGCAGGAAATCGCGGTGATCCCGCGCGGCGTGCGCTTCCGCGTGGAACTGCCCGACGGCCCCGCGCGCGGCTACGTGTGCGAGAACTTCGGCGGCCTGCTGCGGCTGCCCGACCTGGGGCCGATCGGCGCCAACGGCCTGGCCAACCCACGCGATTTCCTCACGCCGGTCGCCGCCTACGAGGAAGACGAGGGCGACTTCGCACTGAT encodes the following:
- a CDS encoding peptide MFS transporter, whose protein sequence is MSVDVVASNHPASPQPPSAQPPEFKTLLGHPRPLWMLFMTEFWERFAFYGIRWALVLYIVAQFHGGQGSGQASASATYGAYLALVYAAAIFGGYIADRVLGYQRSILVGAAVMSTGLFLISVPNPQVFELGLATVVVGNGLFKPNISTMVGKLYSAADPRRDSGFTIFYMGINLGAMIAPWLTQQLAEKVFGTEAMPSYKMVFIASGIGMLISLVWFWFGRRQLKGIGAPLPGGAGGMRVVYVLLGMLVAVPAVYLALAAGAEVLQWILSTMFVALAIMLLVEGIRNGKVARDKVIAMLIIFAFNVLFWMFFEQAGSSFTFLADEIVNRQFGDWTFPTAWFQSVNSLAIITLAPVIAWIWVKAGRFNPSISRKFALGLAFNGLAFLLLMFALSSLVNDAGKIPFWTLFMVYVIQSVGELCLSPIGLSMVTKLAPVRLVGFGMGGWFLSTGIGNNLSGIFASHVSGEGGMTVSSALGGYTFGFWALLGAGVVLFLIAPLISKLMHGVK
- a CDS encoding thioredoxin family protein, whose translation is MAMNKTICAALAAMLALSACGQTAAPPDAQAPAKPLDTSVQKPPVADPNQPVASGNTPAAADVAAAKALGAQFDPQRNPADDLDTAMVEAKRGGKRILLDVGNEACDWCHTLDTFIEGDAELRSFRDANFVWVKVNVSDANKNEAFMAQYPKIVDFPHLLVLDADGKLLHSQVLADLQKGKDYDRRKFSDFLKEWAPPKA
- a CDS encoding MarR family winged helix-turn-helix transcriptional regulator, producing MTIATPAPTPDSPSLDLERFLPYRISVLSNRISSNIARVYGERYGMAVTEWRVMAVLALYPGLSAGEVSERTAMDKVAVSRAVARQLERGFIQRETHGDDRRRSVLHLTAAGVEVYQVVAPMVLECERRLLAPFSEDEQRLLNRLIDRLAAEGLPSMTGR
- the hppD gene encoding 4-hydroxyphenylpyruvate dioxygenase yields the protein MQVTTFENPMGIDGFEFVEFAAPAGQGEQLHAYFRSMGFTAVLRHRQRAITVYRQGGVNFLVNEEPDSFAADFAAAHGPCACGFAIRFRHPADDVFAKVLENGGEAIADKADTRAVPAPVVKGIGDCMLYLVDQYGEKGSVYTEFEPVPGAEQHPAGFGLTFIDHLTHNLYFGNMQRWSDYYERLFNFREIRYFDIKGAKTGLVSKAMTAPDGVVRIPLNESSDPKSQINEYLDAYRGEGIQHIACFTDDIYETVERMRAAGVEFLDTPDTYFEVIDQRIPNHGEDVARLARNKILIDADLETKQRKLLQIFTQNCIGPIFFEIIQRKGNEGFGEGNFQALFESIERDQMKRGVL
- a CDS encoding endonuclease domain-containing protein, which codes for MTIKPPLPTSTLAHARHLRRTMTDAERALWRYLRSGQLQGAKFRRQYPIPPYVADFCCVAAKLIVEIDGAQHTEPCDATRTRWLASQGWRVVRFWNNDVLLSIDAVIQVICDATGSPYPHPNPSPGGRGA
- the hmgA gene encoding homogentisate 1,2-dioxygenase; its protein translation is MHDHHRYMSGFGNEFATEAVPGALPVGQNSPQRVAHGLYAEQLSGTAFTAPRGANRRSWLYRIRPAVMHGGFVAYDRAGAFHNDFQRGPVPPDQLRWSPLPLPETRVDFVDGLYTMAGNGSAEAQHGVAVHLYAANASMQGRFFYNADAELLLVPQLGQLRLCTELGTLEVAPQEIAVIPRGVRFRVELPDGPARGYVCENFGGLLRLPDLGPIGANGLANPRDFLTPVAAYEEDEGDFALIAKFQGHLWRAPIGHSPLDVVAWHGNYAPYKYDLRRFNTIGSISFDHPDPSIFTVLTAPSDTPGTANMDFAIFPPRWLVAQHTFRPPWFHRNVASEFMGLVHGVYDAKADGFAPGGASLHNCMSGHGPDAATFDKASQADLSRPDVIADTMAFMFETRAVLRPTAQALDAAHRQRDYQQCWQGLRRHFRAP